Genomic window (Eubalaena glacialis isolate mEubGla1 chromosome 6, mEubGla1.1.hap2.+ XY, whole genome shotgun sequence):
CAATGTCTTGTATCTTTCAAAAGGTATTTACTGATTGAAAATATCTAGGTAGTAGCATACATAAATATACCAGAATAAGTAATAATACCTCATGGTAAATGTTACGAAGAAGTACggcttttcttctgtgttttatgtaaaaaaagtaaaaaagatatagCCTACACTTCAGGTAGatggaaaatgtaaacaaatgagaGACACTGCAGAACTATTTCActgttattttgtttctttcttttcctaaaaataaaatgtcttttaaactGAAGAAAGTAAACTgaactaagaagaaaataaatattatcaaTGGGAGATAAGTATTCCAAATCCCACTTCAAATATTAAATTAACCAAGACAAGACAAATTATATGCCAGAAACTCATAGAGTTTACAAATATAGTTAAGTCATCAGAAATTTATCCATTCTAGAACCATAATACATCCAGAAATCAACAATCTATATGAGGAGGCATCTGGAAATCATTGCAAATAAAGAATAGCTGACCCTAGAAAAGAACAAACCAGGCAAACACATGAGGAAAGCTGCCTTCAAATATTCTAGGagttatttggggaaaaaaaaagatacattctaTGTGGCTACAGCCGTCAGTTCTAAGATAAAGGCTTACAAACTATATAGAAGCAGATTTTAGCTTAGTATAGGAAGTAACACTAAGAATGACAGATTTCTAACAGGAGCAACAGATGTCCCATCACTCAAAAATATTCAAACAGGAATAATATTGTCACTTATTATGGAAATTGTTGACGTAATTCCACAGAGGGTAAGAAGTGAGACTGGCTTAATTTTTAAGGTGCCCCCATCTTATTGTATAACATTTCTAATAGAATACACAAAAAAACCAGCAATGTAGGTAATTCTTACCTGAACATACTGAGTTACAGGATTCATCATGGTTGGAGGGTGCATGTAAGCTTCTGTGTTTGGATTACTCCAGACACTCTGAAActgtggtggaggaggaggattAAAAACGAAAGGACGTGGCTGCACATGATAAGCaccttttcaaagaaaagaaaacaaaacctattTTTAGTTCTCTGAAAAGCTACACGTGTCAACGAGAACAATTCCTTTCTTTACTCACATAAAGTTTGTTTCCTGATTGCAGGGCCCagtttcagctttttaccatgtAAATTTATCTGTGactgaaaataaaacagtaacaaaacTAGAATCAATGTCTAAATCTTTACTTCCAAGACTTTGGTAAACACCCAAGTTCTCTAAAATTACTACTATCGGAGAAGATCATTGCTAAGAACATACCAAATCAAAATTTATCAGCCTGAAGTTACCTTACTTACCTTCACTACTCTAATCAAACGTTGAGAGGTGGTGTGGAATTTGATCAAAAACCTTTACTCTCTGTCTCTAATCCTTCCTGTCTCTGGATCATGAGGCTGGATGCCCAATCAAAAATAAACAGGTTCTGACAAGTTATGTAAGATTATTCTAAGTCTGGATttcaaacagaaaatatatttatttctatacattataCAAGACTGAGTAAATATTCAGGACTCAAACAATACTGAACACTGCATCCATAAGGTaattaagagatttttttcccaaaagaaggTTACTTACTTCTACTATCTTCTGCACATCCACGTcattataaaatgaaacaaatccaTAGCTAGAAAGGCAGATAAATGAAGTATAAAATCACTACCGTAACAGTACATGGTTTGAAACTTCAGTATTCCATGAAATAACTGACAGAAGTAATAATGATAAAGGATGAAGAATATACTGAGATAAATAACTGTAAGATGTACATGATAGATCCTCTATAAATActactgttttattttcctaCCGTCATCTGTATCACAATGCACAAAGATTAACAGAAAATTCATACCTATGAACCTGAATTTAACTTACTATCTATGGCAAGATGGTCAAAATTTAAGATACTGTGAAATGTGTGACGAAAACAATTCTTCAATAAAACTGATTAATCCACTTAAGTGAAACAAATGAAGACGGGAAACATTTAAATACAAACACTAggcaaatgattaaataaaagagCTGGCAGCAACCTTTTATTCTCTAcatgaaagaaattacaaagcAACAAATTACATTTATACAAATGTTAGAATACCagatttgaatttttcttttctgaaactcTATAGATGCTATAGTTcagatatttattataatttatattgaaCATATGTTTCACTTACCCTTTGGACACACCAGTTCGATCCGTGATTATCTTCACTTCTTTTACTGAACCGTATCTAGCAAAGAAGCTTCTAATTTCGGTTTCATCCATCTATGAAGAAGAATTTGACTTCAAGattaaaaattcaacattcaaaattttcaattatactataaagaaaatttgaTGATGTGGAAGTATCTCCTCCATGTATCCCCAAATTACCTGTAGCTCTTTGTCAAAGATATTTTTAGTCCCTATAGGTTACACATAAAAACAATCCCCAAAAAAAGCCTTATGTTTACAACAGGGCCCAAATCCCACTATtcacaaaatacttttaaaaataaatgaaacatgaaTACAATACCCTAACATCAATTCCACCAACGAAAATAGTGTTTGGCATGATTCTGCCTTCTGGTAAAACATAGCCTTGGCTGGTGGCAGCTGATGAAGACTGGGTGCTGGCCTCTCTGGAGGTGGTTGAGTTTGGAGTGTCAGGATCTGCAGCAGACTGTAATTTGGAAAGCAGATATCACCACTAGATATACAGGCTAAAATCACAGATgatatgaaatataatttatgtttttaaaatacaaaatattttcatataaattactTTCATTGTAAATTAGTCATCAATATAGCTTAGTtcaggctcaaggtctagtgtaATCAGAGTAGATCAGCATGAAATTTTAACAGAAGGGTATATAGTACTTTCTCAAACCCAGTGTCACTCACCACTATCCCTGGTACAGTGCTGTGGCAGAATACTGATTTTATATTGAGTTTGTGAAATACTACGTGAACTGGTTAAGTAATTAGAAAGTTCAGCTTTGTAAAAAGTAAAGTTACTAAAATCATCCTGTTGTACGTCAATAAGCAAATTCTCACTTTTCTGAGTACCTTATTCAAAAGTATGGTAAAGATAACCAATTTTTTTTATAAGTTGCatcaaaaaggaaacaagaaGGTTTTAAACCAATTTATTTTGCCTCATCTTCCTCTTCACCAAAACTAACACAGACTTTATAATTGTAACACTCCTTGTGTTAGTATGCCTGCTTTACTTTGGAAATTGATCATGAAAACATCCTTTGCTCACATATCATAGctcctgcttaaaaaaaaagggtttaTAATCCTTTTCCCTAATGGTAGGGTGTTCATAgcatctttaaaataatgtttttcttcttgagtAATACCAAGTAAGTCCTACTGATAATTCTAATTTTCACAATGAGCTGAAAGATACAAAtgatatcatctttattttcagaGACCCACACAAGAAacttattatttttctgaattctggTCAGAACTCTGTCTTTAGGCTTCCCACACTAAGATTAATGTAGATTTTTCTGAATCAGAATTTACTGGTAATACGTATTTCGGAAACAAAAACTGATTTAGCCAGGAGATCTAAAAATTGATTTAGTCAGACATTCGTGTCCCTTACTAAGTTATAAATCACTTACTTGGCAGTTATCTCTTGGAAAACTGCTTTGAGAATGAAGTGAGATAACATCTGTAAATTcattttgtaaactataaagtgGTATGCCAATACAAGTTAGCATCCTGGTATCTGAATTTATTTTCAATAGGTTAAAGAAAGGTTTCTTTCCTGGTTTTATgatttatgtacttattttgtAGATACTCTATTAATTAACAACTAATTTGAGTTGGAACCTCAGGAAACTACTTTATGGCACATTTGCACATTTGAAATTCATTTATGAAGTGCCTATTGATTATAAGTAGTAAATACAAAAGGCTGCAAGAGAGAGATATAGCTATTACACTTCAGcttatgaaagaaaacaaaaacaaggacaaaAGAAACCAActgatacatatttttaaaaagataagcaaaataatttttacagaAATTAGTTACAATAATGAAAAGCAGGTAGAGTTCCTACTTTGTTAGGTGTTAGAAATTACTGATAAATTTAAGATTCTACAAACTGCTGTACAAATTAGCTATGAAATCAAAATTGTTAAATTACCAAATTTGAGTGTTTGGGCTTTTCTCTATTAATTTGTGTTCATACTTGCTATTCAGTGTTTCTGTTTGAATAGTTCCTGATTCTTTCCTTTAACTATGGTACAGTGATATTCCAAGACAATAAAATCAGAGAAAGTAAAAACTATTTCTAaagcttttccatttttaaatgttttataattttattttttttctaaatgggaCTGTATTACGTAAGTCACATACCTTGAACTATCGAGAAATTTGACTAGATTTCCCTTCGTGACAGACAATTTACCAATCTCTTTCAATTAGCTCACATTCAAAAACCCAAAacaggaataaaacaaaaatagcagtTCTGAAATTCTTATAAGactttttctccttctcaatTTCCCCTTCGTTTGTGGATGAACTTTGGATACCTTTTTATTTGACAAACTATTTATAGTATTAGCTGTCTGTGAACCACAAtggataaatgtattttaaattagagGTATAACATTAGGCCAGAAAACTGTGCCAGATTATAAAGAGTTATGATAATATACTGATTTTCAACCAGGGAAGATTTTGTGGCCCGGGGGCATTTTGGGTTGTCACAATTGAGGGGTGTACCTGGTATCTGGTTGGCAGAGGCCACAGATACAGTAAGCATCCTATAATGCAAAGGAGAGCgcctcccacaacaaagaattatctggccccaaatttGCATAGGGTCACAGTTGAGAAACTTGTGATAGTGTTGCCAGAATTGAAGAGGGAAGTTCTAATTCTTATATCTTATTTACAAAAGTAAAATGGAGATCTGAGACAACTAAACAGTAATTTgcgaaaaagaaaaaagccattaGATATTATAGAAAGTTTGGTTTCGGGCTGGGTTGTACAAATTGACTGTCTGCTTAATTGAGGTATTAAGTATAAAATTGATCAAATCGTTTCACTAGTGTCATAATGTCTTAAGGAAGGCATCGTTATGTCCATCCTAGTCCTGAGCCAGCAGATGGTGCTCAAAGCTAAAGGAAGGAAAGTACTCCATTTTAAGACGCCTGAACAACAAGGATTTTAAAACTTCgcctgtgtgtgtatttacatacAGTTATAACTtatatatacaaatccagaaccATACACAACCTTTGGTTACTTTTAAACTATTGCCAAAAATACTTCACAAATGAACTCTTAGGCTAAAGCAAAAAGTTTGGTGAAGAATTCATCTTACCTACCAACagcatgtagaaaataaactgaatgaaagaagtaattatttttcttaattacacCTTCAAGTGAGTTGATGGGTTCTGAAATGAGTAATTCTGGAATATTAAGTAGGGGTGAACTTGGAGGGCAACATATACAAAATTCTCATCACTGCTATTCACAGTAATATATTCCCTTTTATATTTGGATGACCAAATGACAAAGATaactaaaagctggaaaaaaaacttTATCATTACTAAAGCTTCTGGGATGTCAGCTCTTTGACATTTTATTCAACTATTACGTCTACATGCAAGCAAACTGAAATAATTTGCAGTCGTCAGTGTCATATCCACAGAAGGAAGTAGTtattaaagagaaaaggaaattctatTAAGGAAATAGTAAATGAAAATCAGAATAAAACCCTTTAAGTAAATCAAAGAATGGactctggggggcagggggaatcCAAACAACAAACAATCCCGGCAAAGCTaagcaagaaaaaggcaagaatgcAAAAATACACATTAGTCCAGAAAAATTGGGATATGAGTACAGATTAGAATACTCTGTAGGAGTAAGTCTGGAAATCTTGATGATATGACTAACTTTCCAGAGAAATGTAAACTTTTAAAGACAATCTTAAGAAAAGAAAGACCACTCAATTCCTGGGTCAGTTTCACTGGGAGTTTTCTCAAACTGTAAAGAAACAGGTAATTTGTGTGTGGAGGGCAAGCGGGGTGGTAAGAGGGGGCGCACCTAGACAGAAACAACGGTAGACAGGAGAGAgagtggaagagaaggaaaattcaaatgttttaaaaaatttttcagagaaaaaaagaagaaagaatatttcTCAATGCATTTTATAAAACTAACACCATCTAAATAACAAAATCTGGTTAAGATggtccacccctgcccccaacactGAGATGCTAAATTCTAGCAGCATacaaaaaaatatacaattaaGAACAGTTTACATTGTAAATTCAAGGATGGTTCATTCTTAGGAAATGTGTTACTGCAATTCATCACtgcaaaagcatttgataaaatacagcatcgatttcttaatttttaaaaaacccaagtaaaataaaaacatcttattTTCTATTGATCTAAATCTAGGCTATCATCAAGCTTAAAGTGAAACATGATaataatttacattaaaattagaaataagggTCTCTCCTTATCACCCTTATGAATTTTCTCCTATATATAACTAATGTATTAAAATGGTTGTTATAAATCACCAAAAGATAAATATGCAAATAGAAAGGTggattaagaattaaaaaaaatagaaatggaaaaagctAATGACAAACTTTAACTTCactaatgataaaagaaaaagtacatcAACACAGTGAAATATTTTCCAGTTATTAGACTGGCAACTTTAAAAAGTACAATACCTTTCATTGGAAAGTGTGTGGAGAAGGGGTCACACTACACACCATCAGTGGGAACATATAGTGGTACATGCTTTATCAAGAGTTACTAAGAAAAATGTATCATAATTCAAAATtgttataaaatgggcataacctTTTCACCCAGTTATTCCACTCCTGGCAATTTATTTCAAGTTATTAACAGAATAAGCATGCCAAAACATTTGCACAAACATACTCATTATGGTATTGTTTTAATGTAAACAAATTACTCATTACAAGGGAATTCGGTAAAATTAAGTAATGGTAATATAGAAATACATAATTTTTGGTAAAATAACTAAGtatatattcaaaattattttaaatttctgtttggaATAAGGCCCACTACACTAAGTGAAGGATACAGGTTGTAAAATAGTATTATATAGCAcggtaaaatttttataaaataaaatgtacctaTATATATGCAATACATGCTTGAAAACAATCTGAAAGGGCATACATACGTACATCAAAACTTCAATAGTGGTTAAATGTTGGGATTAAGATGGACCTCTACTTTCTTACATTGATTATCTTCCAATGAGTTAACGTATTAGTtttgtatcagaaaaaaaaaaatcagtaaagttaTTAGCATTTCCCCCCTTTTCCtctaaaaagagagaacaaagttggaaataATTACAGTAACTCcgattattaattattgatatggATACGTACATGACATAATTATTACAAATAGTTACAatcaaatttttactttaaaatttatacgTTCTAATAAATTGTATATAAATTTCCTCCCTTTACctctaaaaatacagaaaataagttATTACACTACCAACAActacacatatataatacacCTGTGACTTGATGGTTGGTTAAAAGTGTTCTCAGAGTTGTACCTTGAGGTGGTGAACTCAACTAAATGCACTTAACAAAACTCACATAAATGTCACCCAACAGAGCATGTAATACTCTAGGGACATTTTGTTGAAGGTTTCTGGTTTCTCTTGGGTAAAAGTGTTCCCCGGATTAAAAACTGCTAGACTTCCCCAACCTGCGGCCGCTCGGAGACGTGGACAGCGCCGACCTCGCGCGGAAATGATGGCGTCGGGTGAGCTTCCGCCCCGAGGTCCCCGCGGCCGCCACCACGCAGGCACGAGGCTGCCCCAGGGGCACCGTGGGCTCGAACTCTCCAggtcccgccccgcccccactctGGGCTTGGACACACCCCCAAAGGCCCCCCAGGAACCCCGACCCCCGCCCCGCGCCAGACCCGTGGGGCCCCGCCTCCCGAGGTGGCTCGGCCCCGCTTCCGCGTCTGCACGCAGGCGCCCCCGAGGCCGCGCCACGCGGCGCTCGGCAGGCCCGACGCCATCTCGCGGAGGCCGCACCGCCTGTCTCCTCAGAATAAGCGTGGGAAGGGAGGCTTCTAGAGTGAGGGGGGGGTGGGGCGGAGCGAGGTCCCCGCCCCCCAGTCCGGCCGCCGGAGGCCGGACGCCCCTCCACACCCTGGCTGCGGTGGCGGGATGGCCGCGGGCCTTGCACGTGCTGGGCGGGGCCCCGAGCACTCCCTTCCCACAGCCAGGCCTCCCGCCCCTCCGCCGGCCCTCAGCACCCTGTAGGCCGTGCTGGACCGCCTCCCCCTCGCCCTCAGGCCGGGCCCCAGTACAGGAAAGCCGGGTGGCCCCGCTCTCGGCTCCCGTCCCCCGTCCCCTTCAGCGCCCCGGCCGCCCTGAGGAACCCCTCAGGCCTCCTCCACTCACCATGATGGCGGCAGCCAGTGTTTCCACAGAGGGCCTCGAGAAGGAGCTGAGGCTGGCTTCAGGCACCGGGGCTGCTGTTAGGCCTGCTCGTACCCACCGCCCGGCTTGACTGGGCAGAGGAAGCAGAGATGGACGAGCAAGAAGAAGCGGCGCCTGACGGCGAGGCCGAGGGGCGCAGGCGGACTGAGGCGTGGCCAGCGGAGCGCCCGGACGTGGCTCCTGCGCAGGGTGAGGGGGGCTCGTCGGAGAGACGCGTCAGCCAATGGGCGGCCGCGCCGCCGCCCCCCATGGGGGGGGCTCGCGGGGCACGACTGCGCCGGCCGGGGGGCACGGAGGGGGTGAGCGCGGGCCGGCATCGTGCCCCTCCCCCACGCCCCAGGCACAGGCCCCAGACGAAGGGGCCCACCGACCCACAGAGACGGGCATCACCCCAAAAGTGCCTTAGAGGCACGCCTGAAATAAGTATGCATTCTCAAAtatgtgtaaaaattaaaaacaaaattttaatgtgtCCAGGCGCTGGTATCAAAATGGCGTCCTGCAGTCACAGGATTAGCCCGATCGATGGCGATTATTCCTATCATCGGCCTCAGAATCAATTGAAATgccaacagaaatagaaaatagaaacacgTATATGGAGAACAGGGAGGGAGACATCAAAAGTCCAGAAACTTGGATGACTTTCTGTCAAGTCTGAGGGAGATGGAGCTGGATTGGAATGAACACCAGGTAGGGCAGGCCAACTTGGTGTTCAAGACGTTCATTCTTTCAAGAAAGTTATCTAGGTCTGCGATTTGCTGGATACCCAAGGTGTAGGAGTGAACAAAACAGCCAAACATTCCTTCGCTCGGGGAGTTCAAGTTGTGAGGGGGAGAATTTTTCTTCTAGGCCTTACAGGAAGCTAGGCCTGTCTAGAGAATTCTAGAACTTTCTCAAGGTCGGAGAAACAGGGCCTAGAGCAAGGGTGAGATGTGGGGCAGTTGGTGGAGCAAGTCACATAACTTTGGGAACCACTCCATCACCCTGTATCCACAGGGGGTAACTGACTGACTTTTATCCTCCAACTTCACTTTGGTActgatgaaaagttaaaaaatgttaCTTTGTGAGCTGGCAAAATGGTGGTCAGCTGTAACCGGAAAACTGACCACAAACAGCTCGCATTACTGGATAATACAATAACTTCATGTCTTGAGTTCAGTGTGCAGTTAAACTCAAGAAATGAAGGGAAATCCCAAGAGGCCAGAAatcaaaataaactgaaaatcagAGAGCAGTGACTTGTTGACCAGATTCTTCTCCGCCCCTGGGTGTGAGGGCTGGAGTGTAGGGTGACTCATCAACTGGTTTGCCTGGGACCTTCCTGGTTTTAGCCCTGAAAACCCCCAAATTCTTGGAGACCAGGTCCAAGGCAAACCAGGAGAACTGGTCATCTTAGGTGTGGGCAAAACGTTAGTTTCTGTAACTTGAGGCCTGAAAGTATAGGGACGGGAGGTAAGGGTCTGGAATAGCTCAGGGTGGGAGCTGGTACTGAATACGCTACAAAAAGCCATTGTCCCTGAGAGACATTCAGCTCAGGAAAAGGGTGGACTAGGGACAATGTAAAACACCCAGTGGACAAGCAAGTGAGGAAGCTTATCCCATTTctggatgaaaatgaaaattatttaactccaatgaaattttaaaatcctaGACCTGCATTTCATGAGTTTGGAGGTTGGAGTTTAAATCTGGAGCACTTATGTGGCCTTGGGATTTCAAAAGCTAGAAATTGATTCCCCATAACCTTCGCCTCCTCCCCAAAGAGAGATCCCAGACAGGGTGCAACTGGAATGCCTAGCAGAAGAAAACGAAAAACCAACCTGGAGGGATGCTTCCGTAAAAGGCTGAAAGGGATTCTCATGAGAAAAGAACACTTTAAAGTTAAACTCAGAATGAAAAGTTATACTATTTACCATGAATAAGAATGGCAAACAGTGaagattaaaatgtcaaaaacttAACAAAAGAAACTTCTTTTGGAGTGTGTGTGCATACTCCTGGGCACatgtctttttctcttatttggaGTCATACACTCTATGTATATTGTAAGGTGATTTTTCTACTATATTATAACTTGTAAGCAAAGTCTCAAACCAGTAAATATCTTTGCTCTCCTCTCGAATAATTCAAAGACCTTAGTATGTTTTAAGTTGGCACACCCCTCCCAATTTATAAGCTATTATTAATCACTACTTTAATTCTACCCTGTTTTCCTTCTACGAATTAGACATCATGTTTTTTAAAGCCACCTGCATGTGTAAACATATTTTGCTTACCATTTCTTTGCATATCTCAGATCTTCCTTCTGCATTGTTTTCCTTGTGCCTGAAGTAAGTTCTATAGAATTTCCTTTAATAAGTGTGATGTGTGGTAAACTCAGGTTTTTTCCCACCCGAAATGCTTTTATTTTGCCCTTGTTCACTGAAGGTCATTCTACTGGATATAATTCTAAGTTAGCAGTTGTCTTTTTTCCTCAGAATAGTGAACATATTATTCTGTTATCTTCTGGTTTCTGTTGCTACTGAGAAATCTGCTATCAATCTAATTGCTGGTTAAGATCTGTTTTTCTttggtgttctgaaatttcacagtgATGTGAGAAGgtatacagttttaaaaatttcttctcctTAGGAGTTTTTGGGCTCTCTGGATTTGTAGATTAGCTTTCAAGAATTCTGAAAAATTTCATCCATTTTCTTGTCAAAGATTAACTGGTTAGGGAATTTAACCTATTTTTCATATTCCATAAGCAATTCTTATAGTGATTTTTGTTTAGCTCATGACTTTTTCAAAggttcatagtattttcttaaaaCCTTATGGAATCGTCATGTAACATAGAGAAAAAGAATTGATTTAAGATGAAGATTGACTGTAACTATTTCAATGTGTTAAGATTGGTAGCATAATTCAcataaattcagaaataaatctCTATATTGCTTCCTTATCCTCCAAGACTGATAGGGAAGGGAGAAGAACAAAGACTGATATTTTTAAACTCCTCTGCCAGTTCTTTTGTGCTCTTAAGGCCTGTGACTTTGGATAGAAGGCTTACAATTAGCAGTATAAACACTCTCAAACTTCATTCATTTGCAAACCATTTTCATAATTTAAGTTGTTTCTGCTCTGaatctctatttcattatttacctaactttttaaaaactgacttgTCATAAGCAAAAGTATTTATGAAATCACATTTATTGtgttagttacatttttttttaacaatgcacgttaaaatatataattattaacatttaaaacaatattgGTCTGTGGATCACTTCAGATCACACTTTCCCAGAGCGATAGAAAAATA
Coding sequences:
- the DAZL gene encoding deleted in azoospermia-like, with protein sequence MASGLPSAAWRGLGGACVQTRKRGRATSGGGAPRVWRGAGVGVPGGPLGVCPSPEWGRGGTWRVRAHGAPGAASCLRGGGRGDLGAEAHPTPSFPREVGAVHVSERPQSAADPDTPNSTTSREASTQSSSAATSQGYVLPEGRIMPNTIFVGGIDVRMDETEIRSFFARYGSVKEVKIITDRTGVSKGYGFVSFYNDVDVQKIVESQINLHGKKLKLGPAIRKQTLCAYHVQPRPFVFNPPPPPQFQSVWSNPNTEAYMHPPTMMNPVTQYVQAYPPYPSSPVQVITGYQLPVYNYQMPPQWPAGEQRSYVIPPAYTAVNYHYNEVDPGVEVLPSECSVLEATASSGNGPQKKSVDRSIQTVVSCLFNPENRLRNSFVTQDDYFKDKRVHHFRRSRAVLKSV